In the Clostridium beijerinckii genome, one interval contains:
- a CDS encoding TetR/AcrR family transcriptional regulator has translation MHKRNLTREKIILVSFCLADEIGINQLNFQKIAEKLDVKYPSLYNHFNNMDELKIEMTVYMLNKMNQKLMHRLIGKSGYDAIREYAGVYKEFAFENKTAYKLFINIPSTKNNELFNLMRKITHIIHEILNSYIKDEILLVHKSRTLRSLLHGFISLYSFGYFQGDVDLEDTFKSMIDDFISSLNK, from the coding sequence ATGCACAAAAGAAATCTAACCAGAGAAAAGATTATTCTAGTTTCTTTTTGTCTAGCAGATGAAATTGGTATTAATCAACTTAATTTTCAAAAGATCGCTGAAAAATTGGATGTAAAATATCCTTCTTTGTATAATCACTTTAATAATATGGATGAACTTAAAATTGAAATGACAGTATATATGTTAAATAAGATGAATCAGAAATTGATGCATAGGCTGATTGGCAAGAGTGGTTATGATGCCATAAGAGAATATGCTGGTGTTTATAAAGAATTTGCTTTTGAAAATAAGACAGCTTATAAACTTTTTATCAATATTCCTAGCACTAAAAATAATGAATTGTTTAATTTAATGAGAAAAATAACTCATATTATTCATGAAATTCTAAATTCTTACATTAAGGATGAAATTCTTTTGGTTCATAAAAGCCGAACTTTAAGAAGTCTCCTACATGGTTTTATTTCATTATATTCCTTTGGATATTTTCAAGGTGATGTTGATTTAGAAGATACCTTTAAATCTATGATAGATGACTTTATCTCGTCACTTAACAAATAA
- the ltrA gene encoding group II intron reverse transcriptase/maturase has protein sequence MDKSKQLQRKQKTQYRDQVMEVEVELQGKSKVRSNSMVLPNRESVNDGTFDTSRLLEEVLERNNMLLALKRVISNKGSHGVDGMKTDELREHIKKHWETIKAKLLENRYNPSPVRRKEISKPDGGIRLLGIPTVQDRLIQQAIAQVLSRIYEPLFSENSFGFRPRRGAQDAIRKSKQYINQGNRWVIDMDLEKFFDKVNHDILMSKLEKKIQDKRLLSLIRKYLKSGILINGVSVTSEEGTPQGGPLSPLLANIMLDELDKELERRGHKFCRYADDNNVYVKSKRAGLRVMKSMTNIIENNLKLRVNKDKSAVDFVSKRKFLGFSFYFSKSGAEIRIHEKSIKRFKEKVKFYTNRNKGISMEYRLLKLNQITRGWINYYGIANARGRLVELDKWIRRRLRACIWKQWKKISTKQRNLAKLGINKYKAWEYANTRKGYWRISNSPILSKSLNNKYLESIGFISLTQTYQMMH, from the coding sequence TTGGATAAATCAAAGCAATTACAAAGAAAGCAGAAAACTCAATATAGAGACCAAGTGATGGAAGTAGAAGTGGAACTTCAAGGTAAATCAAAGGTGCGGAGTAATTCTATGGTTTTACCAAATAGAGAAAGCGTAAACGATGGAACATTTGATACTAGTAGATTACTTGAAGAAGTTCTAGAAAGAAATAATATGCTTCTAGCACTTAAAAGAGTAATTAGTAATAAAGGTAGCCATGGTGTCGATGGAATGAAGACCGATGAACTTCGTGAGCATATCAAGAAACACTGGGAAACAATTAAAGCTAAACTACTAGAAAATAGATATAATCCATCACCTGTAAGGAGAAAAGAAATATCCAAACCAGATGGTGGAATTAGATTATTAGGCATACCAACTGTACAAGATAGATTGATTCAACAGGCTATTGCCCAAGTTTTATCTAGAATATATGAACCTTTATTTTCCGAGAATAGCTTTGGATTCCGTCCTCGCAGAGGAGCACAAGATGCTATAAGGAAATCAAAACAATATATAAATCAAGGAAATAGATGGGTTATAGATATGGATTTAGAGAAATTCTTTGATAAAGTCAATCATGATATTCTTATGAGTAAACTTGAAAAGAAGATACAAGACAAAAGATTGTTATCATTAATAAGAAAATACCTCAAAAGCGGAATCCTCATTAATGGGGTTTCAGTAACAAGTGAAGAAGGAACACCACAAGGTGGTCCGTTAAGTCCATTATTAGCAAATATAATGTTAGATGAATTGGATAAAGAACTTGAAAGGCGAGGGCACAAATTTTGCAGATATGCAGATGATAATAATGTATATGTCAAAAGCAAAAGAGCAGGGCTTAGAGTAATGAAATCTATGACCAATATAATTGAAAATAATTTAAAACTTAGAGTAAATAAGGATAAAAGTGCAGTAGACTTTGTATCTAAACGAAAATTTTTAGGATTTTCGTTTTACTTCTCGAAAAGCGGAGCAGAAATAAGGATCCATGAGAAATCCATAAAGAGATTCAAGGAAAAGGTTAAATTCTATACTAACAGAAATAAAGGAATTAGCATGGAATATAGGTTACTTAAATTAAATCAAATTACAAGAGGATGGATTAATTACTATGGAATTGCTAACGCACGCGGAAGGCTAGTGGAACTAGATAAATGGATTAGAAGAAGACTAAGAGCTTGCATATGGAAACAATGGAAGAAGATTAGCACCAAGCAAAGAAATCTAGCTAAATTAGGAATTAATAAATACAAAGCATGGGAATACGCTAATACAAGAAAAGGCTATTGGAGAATTTCCAACAGCCCGATTTTGAGCAAATCTTTAAATAATAAATATCTAGAATCTATAGGATTTATTAGTCTAACACAAACATATCAAATGATGCATTAA
- a CDS encoding nucleoside triphosphate pyrophosphohydrolase produces MKVYNKLVRDKIPEIIKADGRECDIDVATKEEKYELLEAKLKEEVNEFLEDKNLEELADVMEVLFGLADSLGFSEEELIKARDKKREERGGFKEGIVLKSTK; encoded by the coding sequence ATGAAAGTATATAATAAATTAGTAAGAGATAAAATCCCAGAAATAATAAAAGCTGATGGAAGAGAATGTGATATAGACGTCGCAACTAAAGAAGAGAAGTATGAGCTTTTAGAAGCCAAACTAAAAGAAGAAGTTAATGAATTTCTGGAAGATAAGAACTTAGAAGAATTAGCTGATGTTATGGAAGTTTTGTTTGGACTTGCTGACAGCCTAGGCTTTAGTGAAGAAGAGCTTATTAAAGCTAGAGATAAGAAAAGAGAAGAACGTGGGGGATTTAAGGAAGGAATTGTCCTTAAAAGCACAAAATGA